From a single Aquarana catesbeiana isolate 2022-GZ linkage group LG09, ASM4218655v1, whole genome shotgun sequence genomic region:
- the LOC141108325 gene encoding tubulin beta-4B chain, whose protein sequence is MREIVHLQAGQCGNQIGAKFWEVISDEHGIDPTGTYHGDSDLQLERINVYYNEATGGKYVPRAILVDLEPGTMDSVRSGPFGQIFRPDNFVFGQSGAGNNWAKGHYTEGAELVDSVLDVVRKEAESCDCLQGFQLTHSLGGGTGSGMGTLLISKIREEYPDRIMNTFSVVPSPKVSDTVVEPYNATLSVHQLVENTDETYCIDNEALYDICFRTLKLTTPTYGDLNHLVSATMSGVTTCLRFPGQLNADLRKLAVNMVPFPRLHFFMPGFAPLTSRGSQQYRALTVPELTQQMFDAKNMMAACDPRHGRYLTVAAVFRGRMSMKEVDEQMLNVQNKNSSYFVEWIPNNVKTAVCDIPPRGLKMSATFIGNSTAIQELFKRISEQFTAMFRRKAFLHWYTGEGMDEMEFTEAESNMNDLVSEYQQYQDATAEEEGEFEEEAEEEAA, encoded by the exons ATGAGGGAGATCGTACATCTGCAGGCCGGCCAGTGCGGCAACCAGATCGGAGCCAAG ttctgGGAAGTTATCAGTGATGAACATGGCATTGACCCAACTGGCACATACCACGGTGACAGCGATCTCCAGCTGGAAAGAATAAATGTGTACTACAATGAAGCCACAG GTGGCAAATATGTTCCCCGTGCAATTCTGGTGGATCTGGAGCCTGGCACAATGGACTCTGTGCGGTCTGGACCCTTCGGGCAGATCTTTAGACCAGACAACTTTGTCTTCG GTCAGAGCGGTGCTGGAAACAACTGGGCGAAGGGTCACTACACAGAGGGAGCAGAACTGGTTGACTCAGTATTGGATGTTGTAAGGAAAGAAGCAGAAAGCTGTGACTGTCTCCAGGGCTTCCAGCTCACACACTCTCTGGGTGGTGGTACTGGCTCTGGTATGGGTACCCTTCTTATCAGCAAAATCAGAGAAGAGTATCCAGACAGAATCATGAACACTTTCAGCGTTGTGCCCTCCCCCAAAGTGTCCGATACTGTAGTAGAGCCATACAATGCCACCCTGTCTGTGCACCAGCTTGTAGAAAACACAGATGAGACCTACTGCATAGACAATGAAGCTCTGTACGATATCTGCTTCAGAACCCTCAAACTCACCACCCCCACCTATGGTGACTTGAACCATCTGGTATCGGCCACCATGAGTGGAGTCACCACTTGCCTGCGTTTCCCTGGCCAGCTGAATGCTGACCTGCGTAAACTGGCTGTCAACATGGTGCCCTTCCCTCGTCTGCACTTCTTCATGCCAGGCTTTGCCCCACTCACCAGCCGCGGTAGCCAGCAGTACCGTGCCTTAACTGTGCCTGAGCTGACCCAGCAGATGTTTGATGCCAAGAACATGATGGCTGCTTGTGACCCACGTCATGGCCGCTATCTGACTGTAGCTGCCGTGTTCAGAGGCCGTATGTCTATGAAAGAGGTGGATGAGCAGATGTTGAATGTCCAGAACAAGAATAGCAGCTACTTTGTGGAATGGATTCCCAACAACGTGAAGACTGCGGTCTGTGACATCCCACCAAGAGGCCTTAAGATGTCTGCCACCTTCATCGGTAACAGCACAGCCATTCAGGAGCTGTTCAAGCGCATCTCTGAGCAGTTTACTGCTATGTTCCGCAGAAAGGCCTTCTTGCATTGGTACACTGGGGAGGGCATGGATGAGATGGAGTTCACTGAAGCAGAGAGCAACATGAATGACCTGGTGTCTGAGTACCAGCAGTACCAGGATGCCACAGCAGAAGAGGAGGGAGAATTCGAAGAAGAGGCTGAGGAAGAAGCTGCATAG